The following is a genomic window from bacterium.
GCCTGCTGGACTGCGCGGCGCGCCACGGCGTGCGCGGCGGCCGGCTGTTGGACATTGGCAGCGGCCACGGCTGGTTGCTCCGGGCGGCGCGCAGCCGGGGCTTCGACGCATACGGGATCGAGCCCTCGCTCGAGGCGGACGACCCGCGCGTGCGCAGGGGCTGCTTCCCGCACACCGGCTTCGCCGGCCTGAAGTTCGACATGGTCGCGGCGATCGACGTCATCGAGCACCTGCCCCTGCCAGCGCTGGACGGCTTCCTGTCGGGTGCCCGGGCGGCGCTGCAGCGGCAGGGACTGCTGGCCCTGAAGGTTCCGGATGCCGGCGGGGCCATCCTCGCGGCGAGCCGGGGGGCGCACCGCCTCAGCGGCGGCCGGTACCGGGGCCCGCTCGACAGGATGCTGCAACTGAACTACGCGCACCCGCATGTCTCGTATTTCACCCGGGACAGCCTCCGGCGCCTGCTGGAGCGCCACCGCTTCCGGGTGGTGGCGGAGCAAGGGGACCCCGAGATCGCGCCCGGCACGATCTGGGGCCGGGTCGGCTGCGAACAACCGCTGCCGCTGCCGCTGCGACTGGTCTCCGGCGCCGCGCTCTGGTCGCTGTGGCTTTTCGCCCTGGCGAGCGGGCGGAAGGACGCCCTGATCGTCCTGGCCCGCCCATGAGACCGCGCGCGCTGGTCACCGACGGGCTCTGGCGCAAGAGCCTGAGCGTGATCCGCTCCCTGGGCAAGGCGGGATACGACGTCACGGTGTCGGGCGATTCCCTGTTCACGACCGGCTTCTGGTCGCGCTACACGGGCCACCGGCTCCGCACCCCCGTCGGCGAGGGGCTCCTGCGCGAGCTGCGGCGCAATCCGGGCGCGGTCGTCTTCCCCATGGAGGATGCCACTCTGGCCTGGGTCTCCGCCAATCGGGCGCGCCTCGAGCCGTACGCGCGGCTGCTCCTGCCGGCGCACGAGCGCGTCGTGGCTGCGCTGGACAAGGCGTCGACGCTGGCCACGGCAGGCGAACTGGGGCTGCCGGTGCCGCGGACCTGGGCCCCGACCGGACCGGAGGAGCTGACCCGGCTCGTCACGGGACTGGAGCCGGGGACGTTCGTCGTGAAGCCGCGGAGCGGTCGGGGCTCGGCGGGGGTCGCCTACGCCGGGAACTCCTGGGCACGGCACTGGGAGAATTACGGGCCCCTGCTCGTCCAGGAGCGCATCCCGGCGGAGGGCCGGGGGTTGGGGGTGGGGGCGTTGCTGGATGCCCGCGGGGAGTGCGCGGCTGTCTTCGCGCACGAGCGCCTGCGCCAGTACCCCGTCAGCGGTGGGCCGAGCACCGACCGGCGGAGCATCCTCGCCCCGCGGCTGGTTGAACTCAGCCTGAGATTGCTGCGGCGGCTGGAGTGGCGGGGCGTGGCAATGGTTGAGTGGAAGGCGGACCCGCGCGACGGTCAGCCAAAGCTCATGGAGATCAATCCGCGGTTCTGGGGCAGTCTCGAGCTGGCTGTGCGTGCAGGGGTGGATTTCCCGCTGCTGTACGCGCGGGCCGCGCGCGGGGAGCAACTCGGCCCGCCGCCGCGGTACCGGGAAGGGGTGCGGTGCCGGTGGATGATCCCCGGTGAGATCCTCCGTTTCCTGAGCGAGCCGGACCGGGAACCGCTGCGGCTCTTTTTCCAGGGCCTGCCCGGGCTTGCGGAGGAGTGGGACCGCTCCGACGTGCGGGGACTGGCGGCGACCGTGGTCTGCACGGGCGTCAACGCCCTCAGGCCACGGTACTGGCGCTACATCCGGCGCCGGGGGTGAAGCCTATTTTCGCTCGGCCCGGAACACCAGCGACCAGCACCGCCCCGGAAGGATGCGCGCCATCCCCGGCATCAGGTCCAGGCCGATGGGTGGCGTGGTTTCGAAGCCATGGCTCGCC
Proteins encoded in this region:
- a CDS encoding class I SAM-dependent methyltransferase, which produces MTCPVCGGGELSGYACDERFESRRCPVCGYVATRFRDGFTPATGYYGSIGSAAAFTRSVGAVRRRQMERLLDCAARHGVRGGRLLDIGSGHGWLLRAARSRGFDAYGIEPSLEADDPRVRRGCFPHTGFAGLKFDMVAAIDVIEHLPLPALDGFLSGARAALQRQGLLALKVPDAGGAILAASRGAHRLSGGRYRGPLDRMLQLNYAHPHVSYFTRDSLRRLLERHRFRVVAEQGDPEIAPGTIWGRVGCEQPLPLPLRLVSGAALWSLWLFALASGRKDALIVLARP
- a CDS encoding ATP-grasp domain-containing protein, with the protein product MRPRALVTDGLWRKSLSVIRSLGKAGYDVTVSGDSLFTTGFWSRYTGHRLRTPVGEGLLRELRRNPGAVVFPMEDATLAWVSANRARLEPYARLLLPAHERVVAALDKASTLATAGELGLPVPRTWAPTGPEELTRLVTGLEPGTFVVKPRSGRGSAGVAYAGNSWARHWENYGPLLVQERIPAEGRGLGVGALLDARGECAAVFAHERLRQYPVSGGPSTDRRSILAPRLVELSLRLLRRLEWRGVAMVEWKADPRDGQPKLMEINPRFWGSLELAVRAGVDFPLLYARAARGEQLGPPPRYREGVRCRWMIPGEILRFLSEPDREPLRLFFQGLPGLAEEWDRSDVRGLAATVVCTGVNALRPRYWRYIRRRG